A genome region from Maniola jurtina chromosome 22, ilManJurt1.1, whole genome shotgun sequence includes the following:
- the LOC123876644 gene encoding larval cuticle protein A2B-like encodes MNNKIVILISVVGVASASVVAPLPVAARVAEVLPQYSYGYDVQDSLTGDYKGHQEQRNGDLVTGSYSVIDPDGTRRIVDYTADSLNGFNAIVRREPLVVPAARVLAPAPVVAPAPAPVLARAPVFAPAPAPLYAPRLPYYF; translated from the exons ATGAACAACAAG ATTGTAATATTAATCAGCGTAGTAGGCGTGGCTTCCGCCAGCGTCGTAGCGCCTCTGCCAGTAGCTGCGCGCGTAGCTGAAGTTCTACCTCAATACTCCTACGGCTACGACGTCCAAGACTCCCTGACCGGAGACTACAAGGGGCACCAGGAACAAAGAAACGGCGACCTCGTCACCGGCTCGTACTCAGTAATAGACCCTGACGGTACAAGGAGGATTGTGGACTACACTGCTGATTCTTTGAATGGTTTCAACGCTATTGTCCGACGCGAGCCCTTGGTCGTCCCTGCTGCTAGAGTCCTTGCACCAGCTCCAGTGGTAGCCCCTGCCCCCGCACCAGTTCTCGCCAGAGCACCAGTCTTCGCTCCAGCGCCCGCTCCGTTATATGCCCCAAGACTACCCTACTACTTTTAG